TGAAGCCATCTCCTGGGCACATGCCAGCCGATGTGGTGGCGAGGAGGACACTCCTGGGGTGACAGCCCCTTGGGTGGCATCACTTGATGGGACACTGGCGGGACAGTGACCCAAGCTGTGCTCAGGGCAGAACGGGGTCTGCCCCATCTGGCTGTCCCTTACTGCATCCATCCCAGAGCCTCTGGCCTGgggagcagtggcagcagtgAGGGACACTGGTGTGGGTGTCACCAGCGCTGCCTGGCTGCGCTGGGACACAAGTTTCCAGCATGACCCAGGGGAAGACAAGGGTTGGAGGTTGTTTCTGCCCACAGatcctcctggtgctgctgtgaaTGATGCAGCCACGCTCAGGCAGGTTCTGCAGGAGCAAGCCCCTGCAAGCTCATGCTGCCATCACTGCAGCCTGGAATGTCACAAGGAGACAGCAGGAGATGGAAGCAGGAGGAGTATCTGTTTTTCCTGTGAGCTGCCAATCCCAAGCACCGGCATTTTGTCTTTCAGAAGTTTCCAGGCAGTGGCTGGGATGCAGCAAGCACCAAGTTTGGGCTGGGCACATCTTCCCTTGCTCTGTTCAGCAACCGTTCATAAAAGTTCTGAGTGTGACAAcacagagagctgggaagggggtgAGGTCTGGGGGTGTGCACAGATGATGTAAGAGGTGGCACTTAGGGTGAGTGACATGCCAGGAGGTGCCCAGCACCTTTCCTTCCTTGCAAGGAGAGGTGTCAGGTGATGCTGGGGAGTTTGGCAGAGGCTGAAATCAAGCCTGACACACTACAGGAGTGATCCTGAGCATTGCAAAGGTGAGTAAGTGTTTGATGATCCGGCTGGAGCATGAGCTTGTGACTCCTCGCCAGTGGAAGCACGACATTGCCTACAGCACGTGGGGGACACTCTTCGTGCTGCCACCACTCTGCTGGcctctaaaaaaacccaccaccaccaccacggtTTGggtggtttgtggtttttttgaagccttgaaatccttcctcccccagcctgAACTATTTTGGTTTCTGTTGTCTGTTTCtggctcttccctttctccttctgcGCTCTTTCCTTGCGttgccttctccctccccaaaaTAAATGCTGTTACGCTTTGAAAAAATACCCAATtaggaaaaaagcagagatcCTCTGAGCAGAAAAAGCCTGTGCCTGGGAGTATCCAGGTCAGCTCCTTTAGCTTCGCTTGCTCAGGCACGGAGGGAGTGTACAAATGCTTCTGTCAACCAGATGCACATTCTGTCGTGCTCCCAAGGACTGTGCGGGCGCCGCTGCGGAGGATTAGCCTGTTTAGCCATGTAAAGCTCTCATTAACTCCTGCTGAGTTCAACAAAAGTCTTTCTCATGTAAAAGCTGAGTAAAATGGAGGAAAGATTTTTGGGCTTTGGcctaataacttttttttccgggggggggaaaaaaagcaacaaaaatttgCCTATCAGagattttcttgctgctttacgtGGGGCAGCATCGGAGGAAACATGAGGCAAGCAGGGCCCTGGTGCTGTGCCACCGGGGAAGGGAGAGGGCTGTGACGTGATGTGACGTGATGGTGACATGAAAGCAAAATTGTAACTACTgaagctgccagcagctcagggGGGTTCCAGCTACTCTGTGGCAGAAAGGGCAGCAAAaggggctgctcctcctgccctccgTGTGCTGCAGGGTCGTGTTCAGCTCTGGGTGCCCCACGCCGTGGGAGGGGATGTGCCGTGCTCCGTGGGAGGATGTTCCTGCTGCGGCGTGGGCGACTGCCATAGTGGGAGATGGGCTACACGTGCAAATGCAAGAGCCCACGGACTcatctgctccagccctttgagGGACTCATCGTGCTGCCTGTGGGCTTGGGAAGCAGGGGATGGGCTCTCTGATACCCCCACAtctcagtgtccctggagtgAAAgcttgtgctgctggagctccacTGGGCCGTCTGCTTTGGATAATTCACCCAAAAGGGCTGAGTTCAGACAAAGCAGGCACTGGCTGCTTCTCCAAGGTGTTCCCTGGTAAAACCCATCCTCAGgtcattcccatcattcccagaCCAACTGAAAAGTCACAGTTGCAAATGGGGATCCTCAGCCTGCCATGTTGGCAGTGGTAGTTTTCAGGGGGAGCGAGTGCAGGGTGCCCCACGATGCCATTTTGGGGGACTTTGGCTGGAGAACCAGGGAGGATAATGATACCCATGGAGCTGGGGGATGTTttgggtggctgggctgggagatctAGGGTGTGCCATACTGAGAGGGAGTGCGGGGTTGCCCCACTGCCCTTCTAACACGGTCGCTGTCTGTCCACAGGTCAGGTTGCCCGCTCGGAAGCCATGCTTGGATTTTAATAGCCATGTTCCACCTAGCCATGGACCttgccagctgccagcccccagCCACCGGCACTGGGGGGAGGCTCTCGCCACGGCCGGCGCTCCGGCACAGACTGTCCCGTGGCTCGCCGTGGGGCACGGGGAGCGGGGAGGAGCTGCAACGCCCCGGCCCCCCCTGGACCTGCGCCCCCGCGCCCCCTCTGCAGAGACCCCGCTCccgccggccgccccccgcTGCCCCACTGCCCGCTGGCCGCCCCCTGCGCCGGCCGCGCTCCCGGAGAGGCCGGCGGCACCTGCGCGGCCGCGGCTTCGCCCCACGGGACGGGCGGCCCACGGCGCTGCCCGAGGTCATCGTCTGGGGCCCCACGGGCGAGGAGGActccctggagagcagcacgCTGCCCGGCGCCTtcgccaccaccaccaccaccgcCGCCGCCACCACCGCCGCcaccaccgccgccgccgccaccgccgtcACGGCTGCCACGCCGCCCCGAGGGCCTCCCAGCACCCCGGGCCCCGCGCCCGGCGGGGACGTGCCCCGCAGCAGCCCCGGCCGCAGCAGCACCGCCGAGCCGGCCGCCGGCCACAGCAGCGGAGGCAAGGATGCTCGCCCGCCCCGCGGGCTGGGAGACAGCACAGGTAGGGTCTGCCGGGGGCCGGGGTGGTGGCGGGGACATCAGGAGGGCTGGCGGGTCCTGGAGCAGAGCACGAGTGTCCCGGTGGCAGCGCTGCCTGGGACAGAAGTTAGTGTGACATTAAAGAAGCGCTCGGAGGAGAATGGCGGTGCTGATTATCGCTTTTATCCGAGGCGTTTTCCAGCCACTTGCTGTGTTTTCCCATTACAGtctccatccacagcccatcTCCCATAATCGCCCTGAGCGCCACGCTCGGCACAGCAATGCCTTcccccagtgctggctgctgtgtgGACATGGATGGGAAAGCTGCTTCCCATTTATTGCAAATTATATTTGTTATTGCTGATATTAAACCGTGGGATACCGGTGGATAGTTTACAGAATTTACTCACTGTGCATCGACTGCTTTAAGCCCACTGCGATTTTCTAGTCgaaatgaaaaggaattt
Above is a genomic segment from Corvus hawaiiensis isolate bCorHaw1 chromosome 22, bCorHaw1.pri.cur, whole genome shotgun sequence containing:
- the AJAP1 gene encoding adherens junction-associated protein 1 encodes the protein MWMRRLPGSRSGCPLGSHAWILIAMFHLAMDLASCQPPATGTGGRLSPRPALRHRLSRGSPWGTGSGEELQRPGPPWTCAPAPPLQRPRSRRPPPAAPLPAGRPLRRPRSRRGRRHLRGRGFAPRDGRPTALPEVIVWGPTGEEDSLESSTLPGAFATTTTTAAATTAATTAAAATAVTAATPPRGPPSTPGPAPGGDVPRSSPGRSSTAEPAAGHSSGGKDARPPRGLGDSTGLAVHQIITITVSLIMVIAALITTLVLKNCCAQSGRPRRNSHQRKLDQQEESCQNLTDFAPARVPSALDIFTAYNETLQCSHECVRTPVPVYAEDTLHSPGDYKTTFNGNRPSSSDRHLIPVAFVSEKWFEISC